The Miscanthus floridulus cultivar M001 chromosome 17, ASM1932011v1, whole genome shotgun sequence genome has a window encoding:
- the LOC136516518 gene encoding ferritin-like catalase Nec2 has translation MARARNAALHHLLLLAAGALLLLAVVSQATVLRPSVPVPAAPEDPRCRAMAPRRGALAVYPSDMEQLQFLLNAKFVEAEWFLHAALGRGVDFLDRNLSGGGPRPSGARKADLDFRTTEVAAELGYQEVGHIRAIRETVGGFPRPPIDLAPDRFAMVMDDAMGVRLDPPFDAYAGPVNFLLASYVFPHVTAAAAMGIGGSLMGYASKRLQASILAVEAGQDAVIRLLLYQRADELVPPYQGHTVADFTRRISDWRNRMSGCGDKDEGVKVLDRKQGAERRTISNILGAGEDSLGFQRTPAEVLRILYGSRNEQIPGGFLPRGANGTIARGFFQLA, from the coding sequence ATGGCGCGCGCGCGCAACGCcgccctccaccacctcctcctcctggcAGCGGGCGCACTCCTGCTTCTCGCCGTGGTGTCTCAGGCCACCGTGTTGCGGCCGAGTGTTCCGGTTCCCGCCGCCCCGGAGGACCCGCGGTGCCGGGCGATGGCGCCGCGGCGCGGCGCGCTGGCGGTGTACCCGAGCGACATGGAGCAGCTGCAGTTCCTCCTGAACGCCAAGTTCGTGGAGGCGGAGTGGTTCCTGCACGCGGCGCTGGGCCGCGGCGTGGACTTCCTGGACCGCAACCTGTCCGGCGGCGGGCCTCGGCCGTCGGGGGCCAGGAAGGCGGACCTCGACTTCCGCACCACCGAGGTGGCTGCCGAGCTCGGGTACCAGGAGGTGGGCCACATCCGCGCCATCAGGGAGACCGTGGGCGGGTTCCCGCGCCCACCCATCGACCTCGCCCCCGACCGCTTCGCCATGGTCATGGACGACGCCATGGGCGTCCGCCTCGACCCGCCCTTCGACGCGTACGCGGGGCCCGTCAACTTCCTGCTCGCCTCCTATGTGTTCCCGCacgtcaccgccgccgccgccatgggcaTCGGCGGCAGCCTGATGGGGTACGCCTCCAAGCGCCTCCAGGCCAGCATCCTGGCGGTGGAGGCCGGGCAGGACGCGGTGATCCGGCTGCTGCTGTACCAGCGCGCCGACGAGCTCGTCCCGCCGTACCAGGGCCACACCGTCGCCGACTTCACGCGCCGgatctccgactggcgcaaccggATGTCCGGGTGCGGcgacaaggacgaaggggtcaagGTGCTGGACCGGAAGCAGGGCGCGGAGCGGCGCACCATCAGCAACATCCTCGGCGCCGGCGAGGACTCGCTCGGGTTCCAGCGCACGCCCGCGGAGGTGCTCCGCATCCTCTACGGCTCGCGCAACGAGCAGATCCCCGGCGGGTTCCTCCCCAGGGGTGCCAACGGTACCATCGCCAGAGGCTTCTTCCAGCTCGCATAG